The region GATCGCGGCCGAGTTCTTCCCGCTTGACGTCACCGACTTCAGCGCCGCGATCCAGAAGATCCAGCGCGAGAAGCCGGACGTCATCTACACGCTGTTGGTCGGCGGAAATCATATGTCGTTCTTCCGCCAGTGGGCGGCAGCCGGCATGGCAGGCCAGATTCCGATCGTGTCCACCTCGTTTGGCGGCGGCAACGAGCATATCGTTCTGACGCCGGCAGAGTCCGATGGCGTCATGGCGGCGTTCGGCTATTTCCAGGAGATCAAGTCGCCGACCAACGAAGCCTTCGTCAAGCGCTACCACGCCAAGTTCGGCGACAATGCGCCTTACGTGACCGAACACGCATCCTCGACCTACAACGCCATTCACCACTGGGCAAACGGCGTCAAGAAGGCGAACTCGCTCGACCGGATGGCCGTCATCGAAGCGATCGAAAGCGGCTCGACCGTCGAGGGTCCGGGCGGCCCGAACACCATCGATCCGAAGACGCATCACTGCGCCACGGATGTCCATATCGGCCGGGTAAAGAACCACAGCTTCGAGATTCTCGAAAGCTATCCGAACCAGCCACCGCTCGACACGGCCGCCGTTTGCGACCTGATCCAGAATCCGAACGACAACCAGCAATACGTCATCCAGTAAGCGACGGACCAGCGTTTCTCGGAATGCGGTCTCTCCGCATTCCGGGCACCCGGTGGGATAGGACCAGTGGATTATTTTCTTGTTGTGCTGCTCCAGATCGTTGGAGCGGTCGGCAATCTTGCGCTCATCAGCGTGGGACTTGCCGTCATCTTCGGCATGATGCGGGTGATCAACCTCGCCCATGGCGAGTTCATCATGCTCGGCGGGTTTGCCGCCATCTTCAGTGCCCAGGCGGGCATCAACATCTGGATCGCCATGCTGGTGGTCGCCCCTCTCAGCGTTGCACTGCTCGGTGTCGTGGTCGAGCGGCTGATCATGCGCCGTCTCTATGGCCGTCTCGTCGACACCATGCTGGCGAGCTGGGGACTAAGCCTCCTGCTGATCGGTCTGGCGACCACCTTCTTCGGCAACCGCGTGGTCGGCATCGCAGCACCTGTCGGCAGCTTCCGCATCGGTGCCTATAGCCTCGGTGCCTATGATTTCGTGTTGGCCGGCGTCGCAGCTCTCGTCTTTGCCGGTGGCTATGCATTGCTGCGCTTCACCTCACTTGGTCTTGTTGCCAGAGCGACGATGCAGAACCGTGAAATGGCGTCCTCGCTCGGGATAGAACCGTCGCGTGTCTATGCCGTCACCTTTGCGGTCGGCGCCGGTCTGAGTGGCCTTGCAGGCGGCCTGCTTGCCCCGATTTCAGGCGTGCTGCCAACCATGGGCGTCGCCTATGTCGCCAAGGCCTTCATCACCGTGATCACCGGCGGCGCAAGCGTCATCACCGGCACGGCTCTGAGTTCGGCGCTTCTCGGCGGCATCAACAC is a window of Sinorhizobium sp. BG8 DNA encoding:
- a CDS encoding branched-chain amino acid ABC transporter permease — encoded protein: MDYFLVVLLQIVGAVGNLALISVGLAVIFGMMRVINLAHGEFIMLGGFAAIFSAQAGINIWIAMLVVAPLSVALLGVVVERLIMRRLYGRLVDTMLASWGLSLLLIGLATTFFGNRVVGIAAPVGSFRIGAYSLGAYDFVLAGVAALVFAGGYALLRFTSLGLVARATMQNREMASSLGIEPSRVYAVTFAVGAGLSGLAGGLLAPISGVLPTMGVAYVAKAFITVITGGASVITGTALSSALLGGINTVSTFLTTPVIGDVALLLAATIFLRILPTGITGRIFKGAP
- a CDS encoding ABC transporter substrate-binding protein, with translation MKINRRLFLGGTAAALTTPWISSAFAADDITIASIYDLSGGLEIYGQPIDACLDLAVSELNEAGGLLGRKIKVQKYDPQSNVQLYTQFATEAATSVQASAVFGGITSASREAIRPILGRYQTLYFYTPLYEGGVCDRNTFSTGSTPSQTIGSLMPFAVKNFGKKVYVLAADYNYGQISAKWVRDYTTQAGGEVIAAEFFPLDVTDFSAAIQKIQREKPDVIYTLLVGGNHMSFFRQWAAAGMAGQIPIVSTSFGGGNEHIVLTPAESDGVMAAFGYFQEIKSPTNEAFVKRYHAKFGDNAPYVTEHASSTYNAIHHWANGVKKANSLDRMAVIEAIESGSTVEGPGGPNTIDPKTHHCATDVHIGRVKNHSFEILESYPNQPPLDTAAVCDLIQNPNDNQQYVIQ